In Prosthecomicrobium sp. N25, one DNA window encodes the following:
- a CDS encoding GGDEF domain-containing response regulator gives MKVVVVDSSRVVLKIMRNLLATCGHDATGFTDGESALDWIVGHDDVDVLITSLELPRMSGFELCWNVRLVDRNSHPIHILAMSSHAGHERLAEALDSGADDFINKPPHAEELSARLRAAERIRNAQAELIRLANHDSLTDLLNRRAFLAAAGDALAGARGAPLGLLMIDIDFFKRVNDTYGHEAGDDVIRSVARDIAALKAVAGRLGGEEFAVVAPGRDADGLLALAEGLRTTIAGRPVSTRSGPIPVTVSIGIALCVGGMALSEGLREADEALYSAKAKGRNQVEAGDLLGLPSASGIGANEARERSVVLI, from the coding sequence ACGGACGGCGAGAGCGCACTCGATTGGATTGTGGGCCACGACGATGTGGACGTGCTGATCACCAGCCTCGAATTGCCGCGGATGAGCGGGTTCGAGCTGTGCTGGAACGTCCGCCTCGTCGACCGGAACAGCCATCCCATCCACATCCTCGCCATGTCGTCCCATGCGGGGCACGAGCGGCTGGCCGAGGCGCTCGACAGCGGCGCGGACGACTTCATCAACAAGCCGCCGCATGCCGAAGAGCTGTCCGCGCGACTGCGTGCCGCCGAGAGAATCCGCAACGCCCAGGCGGAGCTGATCCGCCTCGCCAACCACGACTCCCTCACGGACCTGCTGAACCGGCGTGCCTTCCTGGCCGCCGCCGGCGATGCGCTCGCGGGCGCGCGGGGCGCGCCGCTCGGGCTCCTGATGATCGACATCGATTTCTTCAAGCGCGTCAACGACACCTACGGGCACGAGGCCGGCGACGACGTGATCCGCTCGGTGGCCCGGGACATTGCGGCGCTGAAGGCCGTGGCGGGCCGGCTCGGCGGCGAGGAGTTCGCCGTCGTTGCACCCGGACGGGACGCCGACGGCCTCCTCGCGCTGGCGGAGGGCTTGCGGACGACGATCGCCGGCCGCCCGGTTTCCACCCGCAGCGGCCCCATCCCCGTCACCGTGTCGATCGGCATCGCGCTCTGCGTGGGCGGCATGGCCCTTTCGGAGGGGCTGCGCGAAGCCGACGAGGCCCTCTACAGCGCGAAGGCGAAGGGGCGCAACCAGGTCGAGGCCGGCGATCTGCTGGGCCTGCCGTCGGCCTCGGGCATCGGTGCGAACGAGGCTCGGGAGCGCAGCGTCGTCCTGATCTGA